In the genome of Halapricum salinum, one region contains:
- a CDS encoding helix-turn-helix domain-containing protein gives MSLVAEIEVSGPPIELTAVSTEYPAVDIEIERFRWDDGTIHWFLWASGERLDRVTQAFEALPSALDVGLVSGGTNRRLYRVTMAGKVDDVPADVLLDGALVSGQVRPNCLRLVGHVSGRNVLTGLWKFLRSNEISVEVLRLSHGTAKEDTGRLTEPQFEALVTAYEMGYFDESERVTQDEVATELGISRSSFSERLRRAQHHLVEAQLGVT, from the coding sequence ATGAGTCTGGTCGCCGAGATCGAAGTCAGTGGCCCACCGATCGAGCTGACGGCCGTCTCGACCGAGTATCCGGCCGTCGACATCGAAATCGAGCGCTTTCGGTGGGACGACGGCACGATCCACTGGTTTCTCTGGGCCAGCGGTGAACGGCTCGATCGCGTGACCCAGGCGTTCGAAGCGCTGCCGAGCGCCCTCGACGTCGGACTGGTCAGCGGTGGGACGAACCGCCGTCTCTACCGTGTGACGATGGCAGGAAAAGTCGACGACGTACCGGCCGACGTCCTGCTCGACGGTGCGCTCGTCAGCGGGCAGGTCCGACCTAACTGTTTGCGTCTGGTCGGTCACGTCTCCGGCCGAAACGTGCTCACGGGACTCTGGAAGTTCCTCCGCTCGAACGAGATCAGCGTCGAGGTGCTCCGGCTCAGCCACGGGACTGCCAAGGAGGACACCGGCCGCCTGACTGAACCCCAGTTCGAGGCGCTGGTGACGGCCTACGAGATGGGCTATTTCGACGAGTCAGAGCGCGTGACTCAGGACGAAGTGGCCACGGAACTCGGCATCTCCCGCTCGTCGTTTTCCGAACGACTTCGACGTGCCCAACATCACCTCGTCGAAGCACAGCTTGGCGTCACGTAG
- the hemL gene encoding glutamate-1-semialdehyde 2,1-aminomutase, whose protein sequence is MNHEQSRDLYDRALSVMPGGVNSSVRAIQPYPFFVQKGDGGHVVDADGNRYVDFVMGYGPLLLGHDLPEQVQAAIQQRASEGPMYGAPTEVEVELAEFVTRHVPGVEMVRFVNSGTEATVSAVRLARGYTGRDKIVVMQGGYHGAQESTLVEGHGEHTHPSSPGIPESFAEHTLTVPFNDTEAVERVFEEHGEDIAAVLTEPILGNYGIVHPVEGYHEQLRQLCDEHGSLLIFDEVITGFRVGGLQCAQGKFGIDPDITTFGKIVGGGFPVGAIGGKSEIIEQFTPAGEVFQSGTFSGHPVTMAAGLETLRYAAENDVYDHVNELGERMRSGIADILEDQAPQYTVVGTDSMFKVIFTREGEFGEGHCEAGCTQNPTCPRYEHCPKNGMDVKQAETERWERLFWPAMKEQGVFLTPNQFESQFLSAAHTDTDIETALEAYKDAL, encoded by the coding sequence ATGAACCACGAGCAGTCACGCGACCTGTACGACCGCGCTCTCTCCGTGATGCCGGGCGGCGTCAACTCCTCTGTCCGGGCGATTCAGCCCTACCCCTTCTTCGTCCAGAAGGGCGACGGCGGCCACGTCGTCGACGCCGACGGCAACCGCTACGTCGACTTCGTGATGGGCTACGGCCCGCTCCTGCTGGGACACGACCTGCCCGAGCAGGTCCAGGCCGCGATCCAGCAGCGCGCCAGCGAAGGCCCGATGTACGGCGCGCCCACCGAAGTCGAGGTCGAACTCGCGGAATTCGTGACGCGGCACGTTCCCGGCGTCGAGATGGTCCGGTTCGTCAACAGCGGGACCGAGGCCACCGTCTCGGCCGTCCGGCTCGCCCGCGGCTACACCGGCCGGGACAAGATCGTCGTCATGCAGGGCGGCTACCACGGCGCCCAGGAGTCGACGCTCGTCGAGGGTCACGGCGAGCACACCCACCCCTCCAGCCCGGGCATCCCCGAGAGCTTCGCCGAGCACACGCTGACTGTGCCGTTCAACGACACCGAGGCCGTCGAGCGAGTGTTCGAGGAGCACGGCGAGGACATCGCCGCCGTCCTCACGGAACCGATCCTCGGCAACTACGGGATCGTCCACCCCGTCGAGGGCTACCACGAACAGCTGCGCCAGCTCTGTGACGAGCACGGTTCGCTACTCATCTTCGACGAGGTCATCACCGGCTTTCGCGTCGGTGGCCTCCAGTGTGCCCAGGGCAAGTTCGGGATCGATCCCGACATCACGACGTTCGGCAAGATCGTCGGCGGCGGCTTCCCCGTGGGTGCAATCGGAGGCAAGAGCGAGATCATCGAGCAGTTCACACCCGCGGGCGAGGTCTTCCAGTCCGGCACCTTCTCTGGCCACCCCGTGACGATGGCCGCCGGGCTGGAAACACTCAGATACGCCGCCGAGAACGACGTCTACGACCACGTGAACGAACTGGGCGAGCGCATGCGTTCGGGAATCGCCGACATCCTCGAAGACCAGGCGCCCCAGTATACCGTGGTCGGCACGGACTCGATGTTCAAGGTGATCTTCACCCGTGAGGGCGAGTTCGGCGAGGGCCACTGCGAGGCCGGCTGTACGCAGAACCCGACCTGCCCGCGCTACGAGCACTGTCCCAAAAACGGGATGGACGTCAAGCAGGCCGAGACCGAGCGCTGGGAACGGCTGTTCTGGCCCGCGATGAAAGAGCAGGGCGTGTTCCTCACGCCTAACCAGTTCGAATCGCAGTTCCTCTCGGCCGCCCACACAGACACGGACATCGAGACGGCCCTGGAAGCCTACAAGGACGCCCTGTAG
- a CDS encoding acyltransferase translates to MTKRHVSLPTYAEQGLREFISEVDDRLSSDEDTCDVVEDVLIDLHGDREAYERWQSGESVSPAERVRLQGYDPCNATLESEYYAEKDEDRFTESKYLQWLWRQFDATPMADNVEFALRFRRMLADHLFESCGENCRFFKNISFTYGHNIEVGDNVVIHDDVHLDDRGKLTIGDRVSISDDAHLYSHDHDAVDQTHVDNYHTVVEDDVRITYDSMVRAGVRVGENAILAAKSIAGKDIPAHHIAAGTPAKSIAIKDGWESVADPLADANVDRRAERQLEYEVPDDVRVFDEFQRDLQSPE, encoded by the coding sequence ATGACAAAGCGGCACGTTTCGTTGCCCACCTACGCCGAGCAGGGGTTACGCGAATTCATCTCCGAGGTCGACGACCGTCTCAGCAGCGACGAGGACACCTGCGACGTCGTCGAGGACGTCCTGATCGATCTGCACGGTGATCGGGAGGCCTACGAGCGCTGGCAGAGCGGCGAGTCGGTCAGCCCCGCAGAACGGGTCCGCCTGCAGGGCTACGATCCCTGCAACGCCACCCTCGAGAGCGAGTACTACGCCGAGAAAGACGAGGACCGCTTTACCGAATCAAAATACCTCCAGTGGCTCTGGCGGCAGTTCGACGCCACGCCCATGGCCGACAACGTCGAGTTCGCGCTGCGCTTCCGGCGGATGCTCGCCGACCACCTCTTCGAGTCCTGCGGGGAGAACTGCCGCTTCTTCAAGAACATCTCCTTTACCTACGGTCACAACATCGAGGTCGGCGACAACGTGGTCATCCACGACGACGTCCATCTGGACGACCGCGGGAAGCTGACCATCGGCGATCGGGTCTCCATCTCCGACGACGCCCACCTCTACAGTCACGACCACGACGCCGTCGACCAGACCCACGTCGACAACTACCACACGGTCGTCGAGGACGACGTGCGGATCACCTACGACTCGATGGTTCGTGCCGGCGTCCGAGTGGGCGAGAACGCCATCCTCGCCGCCAAGTCCATCGCCGGCAAGGACATCCCCGCCCATCACATCGCCGCTGGCACGCCCGCGAAATCCATCGCGATCAAAGACGGGTGGGAGTCGGTCGCCGACCCGCTTGCGGACGCCAACGTGGATCGACGTGCGGAGCGCCAGCTCGAGTACGAGGTTCCCGACGACGTGCGCGTCTTCGACGAGTTTCAGCGGGATCTGCAGTCGCCGGAGTGA